Proteins from one Impatiens glandulifera chromosome 2, dImpGla2.1, whole genome shotgun sequence genomic window:
- the LOC124924530 gene encoding uncharacterized protein LOC124924530: MRSCVEWNWAVTYKHLWMLQTKQDSLWVKWVHSKFLKHELSIWTCRITDDMTWSLKKILKLKNNLDLIFHIRLGDGLGTLFWNDPWFENRPLIIEEEFQGLRIRKDCTAATVCDIDVGLWASIIRRVPEGRLVLYYFSSIRLSDRSDVHSWVVEEDGKLKSRMVWNAIRERGQIVDWAALVWSSKVIPRHCFILWLTFRGTLSTRDRILAYIDILDANCVLCSGFAESIDHLLGGYFFAKYIWNLFTLAMGIVSLSGSWEDIKVDAQVLSKGSKFHANVFKCGFAAIVYHLWAERNARVFGRVHRNVDHVWSNIVFNYGALIRTWRRVPKGEREWVLCRE; this comes from the coding sequence ATGAGGAGCTGTGTGGAATGGAACTGGGCCGTTACTTACAAACATCTTTGGATGTTGCAAACAAAACAGGATTCCTTATGGGTAAAATGGGTGCACTCCAAGTTCTTGAAGCATGAATTAAGCATTTGGACTTGTAGAATTACCGATGACATGACTTGGtctttgaagaagattttgaaACTGAAAAACAACCTTGATTTGATCTTTCATATTCGTCTTGGAGATGGGCTTGGAACTCTATTTTGGAACGACCCTTGGTTCGAAAACCGACCATTGATCATTGAAGAGGAATTCCAAGGATTGAGAATTAGAAAGGATTGTACGGCTGCCACGGTTTGCGATATTGATGTTGGGCTTTGGGCTTCAATTATTAGACGGGTTCCGGAAGGAAGActagtattatattattttagtagtATCCGTCTAAGTGATAGGTCTGATGTTCACTCTTGGGTAGTTGAGGAGGATGGTAAATTGAAGTCGAGAATGGTTTGGAATGCTATAAGAGAAAGAGGTCAAATTGTCGATTGGGCTGCTCTCGTATGGTCTTCAAAGGTTATTCCGAGGCATTGTTTCATCCTTTGGTTGACTTTCCGTGGTACACTTAGTACCCGTGATCGTATTCTTGCTTATATTGATATTCTGGACGCTAATTGTGTTCTTTGTAGTGGGTTTGCGGAGTCCATTGATCATCTTTTGGGTGGCTATTTTTTTGCTAAGTATATTTGGAATCTTTTCACTTTAGCCATGGGAATTGTGAGCTTGTCCGGTTCTTGGGAGGATATAAAAGTTGATGCACAAGTCTTATCTAAAGGTAGTAAATTTCATGCTAACGTCTTTAAGTGTGGGTTTGCTGCCATCGTTTATCATTTGTGGGCCGAGAGAAATGCTAGAGTCTTTGGTAGAGTTCATCGAAACGTTGATCATGTGTGGAGCaacattgtatttaattatgGTGCGCTAATTAGAACATGGAGGCGGGTTCCTAAAGGTGAGCGAGAATGGGTCCTTTGTCGCGAATGA